A window from uncultured Desulfobacter sp. encodes these proteins:
- the ybeY gene encoding rRNA maturation RNase YbeY: MENLKILIDNQQEERLPTAPLHKKTEQILNALGCDDHELSIVITDDAQVRELNRTYRGKDKPTNVLSFPMQEGEFSDITPGLLGDVVISLDTARAEAQAAGISTDERMSQLLIHGILHLIGFDHELGENQALEMEEKSLELLRIVEPNINLTAF, translated from the coding sequence ATGGAAAACCTAAAGATACTGATAGACAACCAGCAAGAGGAGAGGCTGCCAACAGCCCCCCTGCACAAAAAGACCGAACAGATCTTAAACGCCTTGGGTTGTGACGACCACGAGCTTTCCATCGTGATCACCGACGATGCCCAGGTCAGGGAGTTAAACCGGACATACCGGGGAAAAGACAAACCCACCAACGTACTCTCCTTCCCCATGCAGGAGGGAGAATTCTCAGACATCACCCCGGGGCTTCTCGGGGATGTGGTCATCTCCCTTGACACCGCCCGGGCCGAAGCCCAGGCAGCAGGAATTTCCACAGATGAACGAATGTCCCAATTATTGATACACGGCATTCTTCACCTGATTGGATTTGATCATGAACTGGGCGAAAACCAGGCCCTGGAAATGGAAGAGAAAAGCCTGGAACTGCTCAGGATCGTAGAACCCAATATCAATCTGACCGCATTTTAA
- a CDS encoding pyridoxine 5'-phosphate synthase — MAELAVNVDHVATLRQARGAKYPEPVQAALAAETAGADAIVVHLREDRRHIQERDVRLISQTIKTRLILEMAATSEMLGIALDIKPETVTLVPEKREELTTEGGLDVITHMEHIRQAVSTLKNAGIKVCIFIDPDLDQIKVAHKIDADSIEIHTGAFCDAVTSYDREREYARIVDAAKIGTRLNLGVHAGHGICYQSIKAFKGLSEITEYSIGHAIISRAIMTGMDTAVRDMAQLIKDL, encoded by the coding sequence ATGGCTGAATTGGCTGTGAACGTAGACCATGTGGCCACCCTGCGCCAGGCAAGGGGTGCCAAATACCCGGAACCGGTCCAGGCCGCCCTGGCCGCAGAAACCGCCGGGGCAGATGCCATTGTGGTACATCTGCGTGAAGACCGCCGCCACATCCAGGAACGGGATGTTCGCCTGATCTCCCAAACGATAAAGACCCGGTTGATTCTTGAAATGGCCGCCACCAGTGAAATGCTGGGCATTGCCCTGGACATCAAGCCTGAAACCGTCACCCTGGTACCCGAAAAAAGAGAAGAGCTGACCACCGAAGGCGGTCTGGATGTCATTACCCATATGGAACACATCCGCCAGGCCGTATCCACCCTGAAAAATGCCGGCATCAAAGTCTGCATTTTCATTGACCCCGACCTGGATCAGATCAAAGTGGCCCACAAAATAGATGCCGATTCCATTGAGATACACACCGGCGCATTCTGCGATGCCGTAACTTCCTATGACCGGGAAAGGGAATACGCAAGAATTGTGGATGCGGCAAAAATCGGTACCCGCCTGAACCTAGGTGTGCATGCAGGCCACGGCATCTGTTACCAATCCATCAAAGCGTTCAAGGGACTTTCTGAAATCACTGAGTACAGCATCGGACATGCCATCATCTCAAGGGCGATTATGACAGGCATGGACACGGCCGTCAGGGATATGGCGCAATTAATTAAAGATCTGTGA
- a CDS encoding response regulator codes for MIKMQQPPMHQETLLIIDDEISIRESLADLFEDKGYRVFTAENGHMGLDLFFRKNVDVVITDLLMPVMGGLEVMRTIHKSDPDQPMIVISGAGKKQDVIQALQMGAKDYISKPIIDLDIIVHVVKKVFENRRLAKENKAYSEQLAKSERQYRTITEQIAEGVLTVDARENITFVNPAFCKMMGYPADKLVSMNLEEISTRESFQVILEQTQIRKKGKTSRYEIQLVHADLHTVHVELTCSPINQGKDQTYTGTIIMARDISRRIKLQRQYEQFIKYPQDIPEHAIAICANCKKIRGKDNRWKDIEKAFDHLIFSHGICPACCDKLYPDLNFEDTDTDSGKGSA; via the coding sequence ATGATCAAAATGCAACAGCCCCCAATGCACCAGGAAACGCTTCTCATCATTGATGATGAAATCTCCATCAGGGAGAGCCTGGCTGATTTATTTGAGGATAAAGGATACCGGGTTTTTACGGCAGAAAACGGACATATGGGCCTGGACCTGTTTTTCCGTAAAAATGTGGACGTGGTCATCACGGATCTGCTCATGCCGGTCATGGGCGGACTTGAGGTCATGCGCACCATCCACAAATCCGACCCGGATCAACCCATGATTGTGATTTCAGGCGCCGGCAAAAAACAAGATGTCATCCAGGCCCTTCAAATGGGTGCCAAAGACTATATTTCCAAACCCATCATCGACCTGGATATCATTGTTCATGTGGTGAAAAAAGTTTTTGAGAACAGACGTCTGGCAAAAGAAAACAAGGCCTATAGCGAACAACTGGCAAAAAGCGAACGACAGTACAGGACCATTACCGAACAAATTGCTGAAGGGGTCCTGACAGTAGATGCCCGGGAAAATATCACCTTTGTCAATCCGGCATTCTGTAAAATGATGGGGTATCCGGCAGACAAACTGGTATCAATGAACCTTGAGGAGATCTCCACCCGGGAAAGCTTTCAGGTGATACTTGAACAGACCCAGATCAGAAAAAAAGGCAAAACGAGCCGGTATGAAATCCAACTGGTACATGCGGATCTCCACACCGTACATGTGGAACTGACCTGCAGCCCCATTAACCAGGGCAAAGATCAAACCTATACAGGCACCATTATCATGGCCCGGGACATATCCCGGCGGATTAAACTACAGCGCCAGTACGAACAATTCATAAAATATCCCCAGGACATACCCGAACATGCCATCGCCATCTGCGCAAACTGCAAAAAAATCAGGGGCAAAGACAACCGGTGGAAAGATATTGAAAAGGCATTTGACCATTTAATATTTTCCCACGGAATATGCCCGGCCTGCTGCGATAAATTGTACCCGGACCTTAATTTTGAAGACACAGATACCGATTCGGGAAAAGGCTCAGCCTAA
- a CDS encoding HAD family hydrolase, whose protein sequence is MPAMFVTDFDGTLLTDDRRIRGWDLDTLAELRSAGVITVIATGRSLYSFRRAFGHMGLAPEDLPLDYLIFSTGAGIMAWPENQLIRCCSIPRDGALEIAACFDRYGFDYMVHKAIPETSYFLFKSTSGINPDFQRRMDMYSEFATPLGAGNMIYDQSTEVLAIVPAGFPWTHIDALRCELSGFSVIPATSPLDHKSLWIEVFSAGVSKSASSQWLADQLGVNREMVTAVGNDYNDADLLAWAGQGFLMDNSPTSLKSKYVSSGSNNECGVSWAARSAGLLG, encoded by the coding sequence ATGCCGGCAATGTTTGTCACTGATTTTGACGGTACGCTGCTCACGGACGATCGGCGTATCCGTGGCTGGGATCTGGATACCCTGGCTGAGTTGAGATCTGCCGGTGTGATTACGGTGATCGCCACAGGGCGCAGCCTTTATTCCTTCAGGCGCGCCTTTGGGCATATGGGGCTTGCTCCTGAAGATCTGCCCCTGGATTATCTGATTTTTTCCACAGGCGCCGGCATTATGGCCTGGCCTGAAAACCAGTTGATCCGTTGTTGTTCCATCCCCAGGGACGGGGCATTGGAAATTGCAGCGTGCTTTGACCGGTATGGATTTGATTATATGGTCCATAAAGCCATTCCCGAGACCTCGTATTTTTTGTTTAAATCCACATCCGGCATCAATCCGGATTTTCAGCGGCGGATGGATATGTATTCTGAGTTTGCCACGCCCCTTGGGGCGGGAAACATGATTTATGATCAGTCCACTGAGGTTCTGGCCATTGTACCTGCTGGATTTCCCTGGACGCATATAGATGCGTTGCGCTGTGAACTGTCAGGGTTCAGTGTGATTCCAGCGACATCTCCTTTGGACCATAAATCGTTGTGGATAGAAGTGTTTTCTGCCGGGGTCAGCAAGAGTGCGTCGTCCCAATGGCTGGCCGACCAGCTTGGTGTCAACCGGGAAATGGTGACTGCCGTGGGCAATGATTACAATGACGCAGACCTTTTAGCGTGGGCAGGGCAGGGGTTTTTAATGGATAACAGTCCGACATCTCTAAAAAGTAAGTACGTCTCTTCGGGGTCCAACAATGAATGCGGCGTGAGCTGGGCGGCGCGTTCGGCTGGGTTGTTAGGCTGA
- a CDS encoding 30S ribosomal protein S1 has translation MNDRFEDDNTQNTDNGIDQSNDEMSFEQMLDAYDSKIGREFKPGDMVEGQIISIGENSVYLDTGTKSDGVVDKSELLDEDGEFQYSVGDILKLYVVSLSESEVILSKAVSGAGMAAMIEDAYRGHTPVEGRVTGVVKGGFSVDVLGKRAFCPVSQIDVKYVETPEDYEGQTHHFLITRYEEKGRNIVVSRRDLLNEQIKEERAAFMKELAEGDTVQGKVIKLMSYGAFVELAPGVEGMAHISELSWSRVEKPEEVVRVNDILPVKVLKIEKPNSDSPKISLSVKQTSGNPWDNIGTTFSSGDQVSGKVVRLTAFGAFVEIAPGIDGLVHISEMSHVKRVLRPEDEVSVGDSVQVRIKAIDMDSKRISLSMKDAAGDPWTGVLAKYSVGSVVEGTLEKKEGFGLFIRLEPGITGLMPMSNLRQSSDAGKIESLKPGDTLPVLIQEVDEDSRRMTLSPPDQKSSGNWKQFAKSDKGGSSFGSMESILRAALEKKK, from the coding sequence ATGAACGACAGGTTTGAGGACGACAACACTCAGAACACTGACAACGGCATTGACCAAAGCAACGACGAGATGAGTTTTGAGCAGATGCTTGATGCCTATGATTCAAAAATCGGCCGGGAATTCAAACCCGGAGATATGGTGGAAGGCCAGATCATTTCCATCGGAGAAAATTCAGTTTATCTGGACACGGGGACAAAGTCAGACGGTGTGGTGGATAAGTCCGAACTGCTGGATGAAGATGGTGAGTTTCAGTATTCAGTGGGTGATATCCTTAAACTGTATGTGGTCTCCCTGAGCGAAAGTGAAGTGATTTTGTCCAAGGCTGTTTCCGGGGCAGGGATGGCTGCCATGATTGAGGATGCCTACCGCGGGCACACCCCGGTTGAAGGCCGGGTGACCGGCGTTGTTAAAGGCGGTTTCTCCGTGGATGTTCTGGGTAAAAGGGCGTTTTGTCCGGTGAGCCAGATTGATGTCAAATATGTGGAAACCCCCGAGGATTACGAGGGACAGACCCACCATTTTTTGATTACCCGGTATGAGGAAAAGGGCAGAAATATTGTTGTTTCCCGCAGGGACCTTCTCAATGAGCAGATCAAGGAAGAACGTGCCGCATTCATGAAAGAACTGGCCGAAGGGGATACGGTCCAGGGCAAGGTGATCAAGCTGATGTCCTACGGTGCTTTTGTTGAACTTGCCCCCGGCGTGGAAGGCATGGCCCATATTTCCGAATTGAGCTGGTCCCGGGTGGAAAAGCCCGAAGAGGTGGTCCGGGTGAATGATATCCTACCGGTTAAGGTGTTAAAGATTGAAAAACCCAATTCCGATTCTCCCAAAATTTCTTTGTCCGTTAAACAGACCTCTGGCAATCCTTGGGATAACATCGGCACGACCTTCAGCTCCGGAGACCAGGTCAGCGGCAAAGTGGTCCGTTTGACCGCTTTCGGCGCGTTTGTGGAGATTGCTCCGGGCATTGACGGTCTGGTTCATATATCTGAAATGAGCCACGTAAAACGGGTGCTTCGCCCCGAGGACGAGGTGAGCGTCGGTGATAGCGTCCAGGTCCGAATCAAGGCCATTGATATGGACAGCAAACGGATCTCTTTGAGCATGAAAGATGCGGCGGGCGATCCCTGGACCGGTGTCCTGGCCAAGTATTCCGTGGGCAGTGTCGTGGAGGGAACCCTGGAGAAAAAAGAAGGTTTTGGGCTGTTTATTCGCTTGGAACCCGGCATTACCGGCCTGATGCCCATGTCGAATCTCCGCCAGTCCTCAGATGCAGGGAAAATTGAGTCCCTCAAACCCGGGGATACCCTGCCGGTGCTGATCCAGGAAGTGGATGAGGATAGCCGGCGCATGACCCTTTCTCCCCCGGACCAGAAATCCTCCGGTAATTGGAAGCAGTTTGCAAAAAGTGACAAGGGAGGTTCCTCTTTTGGCTCCATGGAAAGCATTTTGCGGGCCGCACTGGAGAAAAAGAAGTAG
- a CDS encoding PD-(D/E)XK nuclease domain-containing protein codes for MKKLFAGFYKVYLGQFPAQAWDKINENFVRCTFYELYTRYLSRWFTFSMEVNYPSGRSDWEMTGKYHNKYKNTKSIIQFKYTPGKDADKILSLRAPLEADALKVLGYKNDALQMFPHFAIETYVIYVSGNKGFRFFRV; via the coding sequence ATGAAAAAATTGTTTGCAGGGTTTTACAAGGTCTATCTTGGCCAGTTTCCGGCCCAGGCGTGGGACAAAATCAATGAAAATTTTGTCCGCTGTACTTTTTATGAACTTTACACCCGTTATCTGTCGCGCTGGTTCACCTTTTCCATGGAGGTCAATTATCCCTCCGGCAGGAGTGATTGGGAGATGACCGGCAAGTATCACAATAAATACAAAAACACCAAAAGCATTATTCAGTTTAAGTATACGCCCGGAAAAGATGCGGATAAAATATTATCCCTTCGGGCACCCCTTGAAGCGGATGCACTTAAGGTGCTTGGGTATAAAAACGATGCTTTGCAGATGTTTCCCCATTTTGCCATTGAAACCTATGTGATTTATGTAAGCGGCAATAAAGGTTTTCGTTTTTTTCGGGTATAA
- a CDS encoding AAA family ATPase, which translates to MVLRMNFSVVSVKPDIKVIEENFTVTQGATLQTFLSRYAHFLGDLNITREMPIANQLQIIIEKINNNDLPPLYIIIDEYDNFTNQLITTRNDDRYKELTTGDFFLRSFFKVIKSGIELQSVGKVFITGVLPITIDDLTSGFNIAEIVTLEEKLVNMLGFTHAETRDYLTWIFDAFGFDPSRKPEILAIMNTHYNGYRFVPEVEETLFNSTIVTYFLKRFVLNDGKIPRELIDDNLKTDISWIERLTTVKENTDAMMDALVFDNRLPYDTKQLVSKFNMRHFFERDYYPVSLFYLGMVTCLDDFAMCLPNNTLREIFTD; encoded by the coding sequence ATGGTGCTGAGGATGAATTTTTCCGTGGTGAGTGTCAAGCCGGATATCAAGGTGATTGAAGAAAATTTTACGGTGACCCAGGGTGCGACACTCCAGACCTTTCTGTCCCGGTACGCCCATTTTCTGGGTGATCTGAATATCACCCGGGAAATGCCCATTGCAAACCAATTACAGATCATCATCGAAAAAATCAACAACAATGATCTACCGCCACTTTACATTATCATTGATGAGTATGATAACTTCACCAATCAACTGATCACCACCCGCAACGACGACCGTTATAAGGAACTCACCACCGGCGATTTTTTCCTGCGTTCGTTTTTCAAGGTCATTAAATCCGGGATTGAGCTGCAGAGTGTGGGCAAGGTATTTATTACCGGCGTATTGCCGATCACCATTGATGATCTGACTTCCGGGTTTAATATTGCAGAAATCGTTACACTCGAAGAAAAACTGGTGAACATGCTGGGATTTACCCATGCGGAGACCCGGGACTATCTTACCTGGATATTTGATGCTTTTGGCTTTGATCCCTCCCGGAAGCCTGAGATCCTTGCGATCATGAATACCCATTATAATGGCTACCGCTTTGTGCCGGAAGTTGAAGAAACCCTGTTCAACTCAACCATTGTTACCTATTTTCTAAAACGATTTGTTTTAAATGACGGCAAGATTCCCCGGGAACTCATTGACGACAACTTGAAAACCGATATCTCCTGGATTGAGCGGCTGACAACGGTCAAGGAAAACACCGACGCCATGATGGACGCCCTGGTGTTTGACAACCGGTTGCCATACGATACCAAACAACTGGTGTCCAAGTTCAACATGCGGCATTTTTTTGAACGGGATTATTATCCTGTATCCCTGTTTTATCTGGGCATGGTGACCTGCCTGGATGATTTTGCCATGTGTCTGCCCAACAATACCCTGCGTGAAATTTTTACCGACTAA
- a CDS encoding AAA family ATPase yields MKKIPYAVSSFEQIINDGYYYVDKTRYIAELENWQVPVFLRPCRFGKSLWCSTLACYYDINFTDQFDSLLGRPGSAGTRPR; encoded by the coding sequence ATGAAAAAAATTCCTTACGCCGTTAGCAGCTTTGAGCAAATTATCAATGACGGCTATTATTATGTGGACAAGACCCGTTACATAGCCGAGCTTGAAAATTGGCAGGTGCCTGTGTTTCTGCGTCCCTGCCGTTTTGGTAAAAGCCTTTGGTGTTCCACCCTGGCGTGTTATTACGACATTAACTTCACGGATCAATTTGATTCCCTTTTGGGCAGACCTGGATCGGCCGGCACCCGACCCCGCTAA
- a CDS encoding TetR family transcriptional regulator — protein sequence MARKTKKEAQKTRQQILDAALKICSEKGYSKTTFVDVANEIGLTKGAVYWHFKTKPELLAAMISYGEEKQYNLFENMMLESVADLRRGIAEFANTFVSDEEAWKFEFFCGFQIEWSTELMAEVHEKLAELRVDPMKEFEEKLVRLQEKSALSKEKDARALALCFASSWIGAMHLAMYGEYDRNKFVEVVLESFDLLFGPLSI from the coding sequence ATGGCGAGAAAAACAAAAAAAGAGGCACAGAAGACACGGCAGCAAATTCTGGATGCCGCGCTCAAGATCTGTTCTGAAAAGGGCTATTCAAAAACCACGTTCGTGGATGTTGCCAATGAGATAGGATTGACAAAGGGTGCGGTTTATTGGCACTTCAAAACAAAACCTGAACTTTTGGCTGCTATGATCTCATATGGTGAAGAAAAACAGTACAATCTCTTTGAAAATATGATGCTGGAAAGCGTAGCAGACCTGCGCCGGGGAATCGCCGAATTTGCCAATACCTTTGTTAGTGATGAGGAGGCCTGGAAGTTTGAGTTTTTCTGTGGTTTCCAGATTGAATGGTCAACCGAGCTCATGGCGGAAGTGCATGAAAAATTAGCGGAACTGCGCGTTGATCCAATGAAGGAGTTTGAAGAAAAACTTGTGCGGTTGCAGGAAAAAAGCGCGTTAAGTAAAGAAAAGGACGCCCGGGCCCTTGCGCTGTGTTTCGCTTCATCTTGGATAGGCGCAATGCATTTGGCCATGTACGGCGAATATGATCGGAATAAATTTGTGGAAGTGGTCCTGGAAAGTTTTGACCTGCTGTTCGGCCCGCTTTCCATCTGA
- a CDS encoding efflux RND transporter periplasmic adaptor subunit, which translates to MGKAVGNAVIAIILIGVGYVINLVIPSGDQGPGMMEMGQMPPPAVVAVELKEQPLDVLDDHIATVEPVQEVMVRSEVSGYIDDVHFTEGSFVKEGDLLFTIDQKQYQAKVDVRQAELASAKAELNRAKKYFKRMREANKRSVSQSNLDTAESDQLQAEASLKQAEANLNLAKIDLGYAKVRAPISGRIGLAKATKGNYVTSASNELARIVQISPIRVVFSMTDRAFLDFRAQELAGASDDQAARIRLPNGTQLPLIGKKEFDDNVMNAETGTMAVRYLFDNPDGQLVPGGYVNILLGSRKRPMGIRIPQRALLLDPKGSYVLTVNGEGQVGTARVETGDSVEGDFVVLSGLKAGDRIVVDGVQKVRPGMTAQVTLQEAGQ; encoded by the coding sequence ATGGGAAAGGCAGTAGGAAACGCGGTGATCGCGATCATTTTGATCGGCGTGGGTTATGTTATCAATCTGGTTATTCCTTCAGGCGACCAGGGGCCGGGCATGATGGAAATGGGCCAAATGCCGCCGCCTGCGGTGGTCGCAGTTGAGCTGAAAGAGCAGCCCCTGGATGTGCTTGACGACCATATTGCAACGGTGGAGCCGGTGCAGGAAGTTATGGTCCGCTCGGAAGTTTCGGGGTACATTGATGATGTCCATTTCACGGAGGGATCTTTTGTGAAAGAAGGCGACCTGCTCTTCACCATTGACCAGAAACAATACCAGGCCAAAGTTGACGTTCGCCAGGCAGAGCTGGCCAGTGCAAAAGCCGAACTGAACCGTGCAAAAAAATACTTCAAGCGTATGCGTGAGGCAAATAAACGCAGCGTTTCTCAGTCGAATCTCGACACTGCGGAAAGCGACCAGTTGCAGGCCGAGGCCAGCCTGAAACAGGCGGAGGCCAATTTGAACCTGGCCAAAATTGACTTGGGGTATGCCAAAGTGCGGGCTCCGATCAGCGGCCGAATCGGCTTGGCCAAGGCAACCAAGGGTAACTATGTCACTTCCGCCTCCAACGAACTTGCCCGCATTGTGCAAATCAGTCCCATCCGTGTAGTTTTTTCCATGACCGACCGCGCGTTCCTGGATTTTCGTGCCCAGGAACTGGCGGGTGCCTCTGACGATCAGGCTGCCCGCATTCGCCTGCCCAACGGTACACAGCTTCCGCTGATTGGCAAAAAAGAGTTCGACGACAACGTTATGAATGCCGAAACCGGTACCATGGCAGTCCGCTACCTGTTCGATAATCCCGACGGACAACTGGTCCCCGGCGGCTATGTCAACATTCTGCTTGGATCACGGAAACGCCCCATGGGCATCCGAATCCCCCAACGGGCACTGTTGCTTGACCCAAAGGGTTCCTATGTGCTGACAGTCAACGGAGAGGGACAGGTTGGCACCGCCCGGGTTGAGACCGGAGACTCGGTTGAAGGAGACTTTGTGGTGCTTTCCGGACTGAAGGCCGGTGACCGTATCGTGGTTGACGGTGTGCAAAAAGTGCGGCCCGGCATGACCGCCCAGGTAACTTTGCAGGAGGCCGGACAATGA